In Telopea speciosissima isolate NSW1024214 ecotype Mountain lineage chromosome 10, Tspe_v1, whole genome shotgun sequence, the DNA window ttgagagagaagatgaagtgttggggtattttaggaagttcaatcttgtatttttttttggaatccatAATCAATAACTaactttggggattaagtaaatttTTACAAAATTGAAACTAGTGGATGTGAAACAAAGtttaaacctacttatcttgtaattaatttccttatctagtggatctgagtaattctccctttttttattgggtgggggggggggagggggtgtagCCTTTGTAGAAGTAAAGTAGTAAAATATTCAGGAGTTTCATTTAATTAGGATTTCTAAAGTTATGATCTTTGCCACCATTGGTCCCCACAAGGCCTAATATTTTCTCTTGTACATCTTATCAGATATCTACATTTATTAGTTTATAGTTTCCTTACAATCGATGTTTGTGTCTTTGATGCCTTCAGGATTCTTTGCAAGTTCTATGCACATGGAGCATGTTTGAAAGGGGAACACTGTGAATTTTCTCATGACTGGAAGGACCAACCAAACAATGTAATTCTCTTATTCTGTTTGCATCGTTCGATAACTTTTCTTGGTGAATGGTATTTAGTGTCCTGACCATTGTTTCATAATGGTTTATCGTCACAGATATGCACCTTCTATCAGAGAGGAGTGTGCTCTTATGGTAGTCGATGCAGGTATGATCATGTTAAAGTTTCTCGTCCGCAAACTTCAGTTTCATCATCGTCAACAAATTCTCGCCAGAACCTAGCTTCCAATTTTGTTGAAGTGACTCATCCTTCTAGAACTTCCTTGAGTGGGGAAACAACTAAAGTCCCTAGTGTTCCAACAGAGCTATCAGCTTTGAGCAGACCTTTCTTTCCTCCCTATAGACCTGCATGGATTCAAGACACTGGAGATCATAACTTCTTTTATGATGGGAATGGTGGGGACTCCACAATCACTCAACCTGTTGATCGGCCTATATGTTCATTTGCTGCTGCTGGTATCTGTCCTCGTGGGGAAAAATGCCCACATATTCATGGGGACTTATGTGCCACGTGTGGAAAACATTGCTTGAATCCATATAGACCTGATGAAAGAGATGAGCACATAATAACatgtgaaagaaagaaaagacacCTTGAGGCATTGAAACATAGTCAAGAAATAGAGTGCAATGTGTGTTTAGATCGTGTGCTTTCAAAGCCTACTGCTGCTGAACGGAAGTTTGGGTTGCTATCAGAGTGTGATCATCCCTTCTGCATATCCTGTATAAGAAATTGGCGTAGTAGTTCCCCGTCCTCTGGCATGGATGTTAATACTGCACTGAGGGCCTGCCCAATATGCCGCAAGCTTTCATACTTTGTTATTCCAAGTGTAATTTGGTATTCAACAAAGGAAGAAAAGCAGGAGATCATTGACAGCTATAAAGAAAAACTCAGGTACCATATGTTCCTACTAGTATCTATGTTTCATTGGTTAGACTAGGTTCTTTATTTACTTTTTCTACTATAATTTTAGCTACTGCACAAACAAACACATCCTGAGAGAGAGACTCAACGTAATCTTGATCCCAAAAAGCATGTCATATGTGAAGAATGAAAAATCTTTCACAGGAATTTTTTTGTGATGAAATCCAGAAAGGGAAGATAGGATTTGATTTGGAGGGT includes these proteins:
- the LOC122642703 gene encoding putative RING-type E3 ubiquitin transferase C3H69, with protein sequence MSKRILCKFYAHGACLKGEHCEFSHDWKDQPNNICTFYQRGVCSYGSRCRYDHVKVSRPQTSVSSSSTNSRQNLASNFVEVTHPSRTSLSGETTKVPSVPTELSALSRPFFPPYRPAWIQDTGDHNFFYDGNGGDSTITQPVDRPICSFAAAGICPRGEKCPHIHGDLCATCGKHCLNPYRPDERDEHIITCERKKRHLEALKHSQEIECNVCLDRVLSKPTAAERKFGLLSECDHPFCISCIRNWRSSSPSSGMDVNTALRACPICRKLSYFVIPSVIWYSTKEEKQEIIDSYKEKLRSIDCRYFDFGNGTCPFGTSCFYKHAYRDGRLEEVVLRHLGAEDGDTVIAKDIRLSDFLSNLRLR